CGGAAGGCAACCTCGGGCGCGGCGCCGCGCAGCGGCCCCGTGACCCCCGTCCCTTTCGGACAGTTCATCGTCAAAGTGCACGGACGCTGCAATCTGGCCTGCCGCTACTGCTACCTCTACGAGGGCCCGGACACCACCTGGCGCGAGCGCCCCGCCGCCGCGTCCCCGGCCGTCCTGGACCGGACCGCCGCCCGCATCGGCGAGCACGCCGCGGCCCACGGGCTCGGGGAGCTCGCCCTCGTCCTGCACGGGGGCGAACCCCTGCTCGCCGGCGCGGACCGGCTCGCCGCCTTCGCCACGCAGGTACGCGCACGGGTCCCCGGCGGCTGCGCCGTCCGCACCACCGTGCAGACCAACGCCACCCTGCTCACCGACGCGCGCGTCGCCACCCTCGCGCGGCACGGCATACGCGTCGGCATCAGCCTCGACGGCGGTCTGGCCGCCCACAACACCCAGCGCCTGGACCACGCGGGACGCCCCTCCTGGCCCGCCGCCTCGCGCGGCGCCCGGCTGCTCGCCGAGCGGCACCCGGAGGCGTACGCGGGCATCCTCACCGTGGTCGACCCGCGCACCGACCCGGTGGAGATGTACGAGTCGCTGCTCGCCCTGCGGCCCCCGGCCCTGGACCTGCTGCTGCCGCACGGCAACTGGACCTCACCGCCGCCCGGTCTGCCCGCCGGGGCGGAGCCCCCGGCGGAGCCCGCGGGTTCGGCCGGGCCGACCCCGTACGGCGACTGGCTGTGCGCCGTCTTCGACCGCTGGTGGCCCGCCGGGCGCCGCGAGACCCGGGTCCGGCTCTTCGAGGAGTGCCTCGCCCTGCTGCTGGGCCTGCCCGCCGCCACGGAGTCCCTGGGCCTCGACCCGGTCAACGCCGTCGTGGTGGAGACCGACGGAGCCATCGAGCAGGTCGACTCGCTCAAGTCCGCCTACGACACGGCGGCGGCCACCGGACTCGACGTCTTCCGCCACACCTTCGACGAAGCGCTGCGCCACCCCGGCGTCGCCGCCCGCCAGGCGGGCGCCGAGGCACTCTCGCCGGTCTGCCGCGGCTGCCCGCTGCTCACGGTCTGCGGCGGCGGCCACTACGCCCACCGCTACCGCGCGGGCCACGGCTTCACCCATCCCTCCGTCTACTGCGCCGACCTCGACCGGCTGATCCGCCACGTCGCGGACCGGCTGGCCGACGCGACCGCGGGAGACCCTCCATGAGTCCCGCCCTGCCCGAAGGCGCGCTGCGCGCACTCGGCCGCACGGAGGGCGACGCGGACACCCTCGGCCTGCTCGTGCGCGACCAGGACACCCGCCGGTTCGTCCTCCTGCGCGCCCTGCTCGACGCGGCGGCCCAGGCACCGGACAGGATCTGTCCGCCCGGCCTGCGTCACCGGGTGGCCACCGACTGGGCGCTTCTGGAGGCGGCCGACCGTGCGGACAGGGCCGCCACCCGGTCCGTGCTGCTCTACCCGCTCGTGGGCCCCTGGGTCCTGCGCTGTCTGCACGGCCTCACCGGAGCCGCCCCCGGCCCCGAACTCCGTGCGGATCTCGACCATTTGGGAGCCCTCGCGGTGGCCGCCGCGGCCCGCGCCCGGCTGTCCTTCACCACCCGGCTCACCGCAGGCGGACCGGTGCTCTCGCTCCCGACCGTCGGAGCACTGGACATCGCGCCCGGAGAGGTGGATGTCACTGCCGACAAAGGGGAATTGACCTTACGTCAGGATCGGACGGGGGAGGTCGTCGTGCAGCTCGAATCCGGTACCGCGCGCTCCTGGGACCCCCGCTGGCGGCCGACCCGCACGCTGCCTCCCCTGCTGGCCGGCGACGCCCCCGTCCCCATGGACGACCTCGACCCGTACCGGACGGCGGGCGACAGCCC
The Streptomyces sp. NBC_00234 DNA segment above includes these coding regions:
- a CDS encoding FxsB family cyclophane-forming radical SAM/SPASM peptide maturase gives rise to the protein MTPVPFGQFIVKVHGRCNLACRYCYLYEGPDTTWRERPAAASPAVLDRTAARIGEHAAAHGLGELALVLHGGEPLLAGADRLAAFATQVRARVPGGCAVRTTVQTNATLLTDARVATLARHGIRVGISLDGGLAAHNTQRLDHAGRPSWPAASRGARLLAERHPEAYAGILTVVDPRTDPVEMYESLLALRPPALDLLLPHGNWTSPPPGLPAGAEPPAEPAGSAGPTPYGDWLCAVFDRWWPAGRRETRVRLFEECLALLLGLPAATESLGLDPVNAVVVETDGAIEQVDSLKSAYDTAAATGLDVFRHTFDEALRHPGVAARQAGAEALSPVCRGCPLLTVCGGGHYAHRYRAGHGFTHPSVYCADLDRLIRHVADRLADATAGDPP